In Acetomicrobium sp. S15 = DSM 107314, the sequence GGCGGGATTTTTTGGCTCACTAACTTCATTGCCGTATCGGTGAGGATCCCGGTAGGTTGGCCTTTTTCGTCGCGATAAATTTCACCGCCCTCTGGATCCGGAGTATCGGCGGTGATCCCGGCCACTTCAAGGGCTTTGCTGTTGACCCAGGCGGCGTGCCCACAGGTGCGCACTAAATAGACCGGCACGTCTGGGGCTATTGCATCGAGCTCTGCTCGGGTTGGAAATTGCGGCGGGTTCCAAACCTCCTGGTTCCAGCCCCTTCCCAAAATCCACTCGCCCTTCTCCTTGGCCGAAGGGTAGGCCTTTTTGACGGCTTCGAGAATTTCCTCCTTCGGGCGCCAGTGCGCTTGAATTTGCATCTGTAGCGCGCCATAGGAAGCGTAGTGCATGTGAGATTCGATGAGCCCGGGAAGGACGGTTTTCCCCTCGAGGTCTACGACTTTAGTGTCGCTTCCGATGTAAGCCTTTACTTCCTCATTGCTGCCGACGAAGATAAACTTCCCTTCTTTGATGGCTACGGCTTCTGCCTTGGGTATCTGTTCGCTTACGGTATAGAAATTCCCATTGCGGTAAACACTGTCGGCCACTTCGGCAGCGGAGACAGGCAGCTTGACGAATAAAAGGTTTAAGAAAACCAAAAACGAAACGACTGTCACCCTTAAGCTACGCATCATCTTCCTCCTTTTGCAAACGTACGATTTGTCTTTTCCTTATTGCGACTTGTTAGGGTTTTCGGTTTGTCTTGTTTGTATTTTTCCCCTCGCGCATCACCGCCTCTTTGGAAGAACTTGAAGAGCAGCTAAAACATGATTGGTTTTTTTACGGTAAACCAATTTTACCCACTCGCATATAGGTGTCAACGGTATGTTGAATGTGTTGAGTGCTATCTGTGGCGGCAATATCCTAAGGCAAGGACAAACGCATGGCGGTGGCAGATCTTGGGCATGCCCCTTGGAGCTCTTTAGATGCTCGCAATTCCTCGGGCAACTCGCCCCACGAGATCTCCTTAAAGCCCAGGCGGCTAAAGAAGTCGTTGGCCGTAGTCGTCAATAGATACACTCGCTTTATCTCAGGAAGCTTTGACATAAGGGTGTCGACCAGTCGGCGTCCCAAACCGCATCCGCGCCACCTGGGGAGCACGACCACCGATCGCAGAAGCGCGTAAACGCCGTATCTTTCCATGCCAGCGATGCCAGCTATTCCCGTATGCGTTTGTGCTACGATGAAATTGTCTATCCAATCGGCGACGCCGTCGGTGGGGAGGTCCGCCGCCTCGAGGATCCGCAATACAACGGCGAGATCCTCTGGCTTTGCCTGTCGGATTTCTGCGGCCTCGTCAGGTTTTTTGGGTTTTCTGGCCGTGATCAAGGCGCTGGAGGGTTTTATCGAGACGCTGCCGGCATTGAAGGGAGAGAGGATCTTTATGTCTATCGCCTCGAATCCCGCCCGTTTCAGGAGCTGTTCGTAATCTCGCACCTCTAATGCACCGCCGAAGCACATAGCCCAGGCTTCCGGGTCTTTTCTCACTTCCGCCGGCGGGGTTTGAAGCCACACGACGTCGGCTATGACCAGCCTGCCTCCGGGGCGGAGCACCCTCGCTACCCCTTCGACGACCGATTCCTTTTTCGAGGCCAGGTTGACTGCGCAGTTCGAGACGACCACGTCCACCGACTCATCCTCCAGAGGGATCTCTTCCATAGAGCCTGTGAGAAATCGGACGTTCGACACTCCTGCCCTCTTCGCGTTCTCTTCGGCCTTTTTTACCATGGCGGGGGATTGGTCTAACCCAAAAGCAATTGCTGGTTCTATGCGCCTCGCCAGCGCTATCGTCTCTAAACCTGGTCCGCTGCCCAGGTCTAAAAGGACCTCCCCGGGAAAGAGTTGCACTATCCCGGCTAAATTTGCGCATCCTAAACCGCTCTCGTTTAGTCCTTGGCCGCACGAGAAGCCTTCACAGCAGGACTTGTCCTTGCCATCCGATTTTGAGGCTATGGCGTCGTAACGACGCTTTATCTCCTGACTTATCGCTTTTTCCTTCATAATGCAATGAACCCCCTCGAGGTGAGTGTCATATCCGCTTCTGCTCGCATTTTAGCATAGTTCATGGGGTTGCTCATATGTCCTTGGTAGCGTAGCGTCCGACGGCTCGGCGGTGGTCGCGCCAGTTGCAATGAGATTGACTGGGTGGTATAATTCTATGCAGGAAATGTATGAGTGGAGAGTTAAGAAGAGTGGGCGTCGCCCACTCTTCTTTGTTAGGTGCGCTCGGGATACCTGTGCGGTTAGGGGAGCGGAGCGCTATGATATTTGAAGGCCGTATATAGCCGGTGCGAGGGTGATGCCTGATGCAGCTGGATGAGGCGACAAGAGGACTTTTGGCCTCGTTGGCCAAAAGGGGCACCGAAGAATTGGGATACGAGTTTGTGGGCATGGAGATCGTGGTAGAGCAGGGGAGGCCCACGTTGCGCATCTACATAGACAGCTTGGGCGGCATCAACGTAAAGGATTGCGAGCTGGTATCCAGGAGGATCAGCGCCATCCTCGACGAGGAGGACGACGGCGGCCCGTTCGCTGGGCGCTATTTTCTCGAGGTCAGCTCCCCTGGGATCGAAAGGCCGCTCTTTTCCGTGGACGACTATCGCCGTTTTGTGAATAAGAAGGTAAGGCTCAAAACTCGCCGACCCGTGGAAGGAAGGCGCAGTTTCACGGGCTTGCTCGCGGGCGTTACGGATTGCGACGAGATCCTTTTGTCTGCGGATGAGGGCGATCGGGTAACCGTTATCCCCTTTGACCTTATCGACAAAGCTCACCTGATTTACGAGGAAGGAGTTCCAAAGAGAAAGAAGTGAGAGGAAAAGCGCTTTTGGCCATCGGTCAGCTGTGTCCGATGGCCGCTTAAAAAAGAAGGTTCGCTTAAGGAGGAAAAGTTCATGCTTTTGGGGCGAGATTTCATGAGGGCAGTGCGCCAGATAGAACAAGAGAAAGGGCTTCCCATGGATCTGATCATATCCAGCTTGGAAGCTGCCCTGGTCTCGGCATATAAGAA encodes:
- the arsN2 gene encoding arsenic resistance N-acetyltransferase ArsN2 → MKEKAISQEIKRRYDAIASKSDGKDKSCCEGFSCGQGLNESGLGCANLAGIVQLFPGEVLLDLGSGPGLETIALARRIEPAIAFGLDQSPAMVKKAEENAKRAGVSNVRFLTGSMEEIPLEDESVDVVVSNCAVNLASKKESVVEGVARVLRPGGRLVIADVVWLQTPPAEVRKDPEAWAMCFGGALEVRDYEQLLKRAGFEAIDIKILSPFNAGSVSIKPSSALITARKPKKPDEAAEIRQAKPEDLAVVLRILEAADLPTDGVADWIDNFIVAQTHTGIAGIAGMERYGVYALLRSVVVLPRWRGCGLGRRLVDTLMSKLPEIKRVYLLTTTANDFFSRLGFKEISWGELPEELRASKELQGACPRSATAMRLSLP
- the rimP gene encoding ribosome maturation factor RimP, with the translated sequence MQLDEATRGLLASLAKRGTEELGYEFVGMEIVVEQGRPTLRIYIDSLGGINVKDCELVSRRISAILDEEDDGGPFAGRYFLEVSSPGIERPLFSVDDYRRFVNKKVRLKTRRPVEGRRSFTGLLAGVTDCDEILLSADEGDRVTVIPFDLIDKAHLIYEEGVPKRKK